The nucleotide sequence CAGGCGCCGCCTTCCTCCTGTGAGACGCCGGTGATTTTCACGGACTTTTCAGGTATGCCGCCATCCTGCATACGGAGAATGCCCTCCATGTTTTCTTCCAGGAGGGGAATTCCGGTATCATTGAGGCTGCTTTCGGATGAACTGTTCTGGTATGACATATCTTCCTCTGAAACAGCTTCATTCAGTGTGCCTTCAAACCGGAAGGACTGGCTGAAATCTCCGAGGATAATCGCCGGCTCCGGGGAAGTAATACTTCCGGTGGAAATGCTGCATTCCAGAATCTGTCCGTCGTATTGGGCATAAACGCTGCCTTCTGCCTGACTCAGTTCCTTTAATTCCTGCAGGGTACGATTCTGGTTTTCCAGGTCTGCCTGCAGCAGGTCGGCAGTGTGGTCTTCCGTCAGCGGAAGGCTGGCGTCTTCTATCTGACGGGCGGCTGCTTTCAGAGATTTGTTCCGGGCAGCCACAGCTTCTTCGCAGCATTTCTGTTTTTCACGGCAGATGTCCTCCAGTTCTTCCCGTTTCCTGTTCCAGGCCTCCAGGGGACTTTCCGTTTCTGCCGGATTGTTTTCCTGTGAATCCGGGCTGTCTTCTGCCGGGCTGTTTTCCTGTGAATCCGGACTGCTTTCTGCCGGGCTGTTTTCCTGTGAATCCGAGCTGTTTTCCTGTGAATTCAGGGTATCTGCTTTCGGAGCTGATTTCTGCGAATTCAGCGTTTCCTCCGGCTTCTGGCTTTCGTGCAGGGCCAGCTCATTTTGAGCCTGTTCCAGTTCAAGATAAGCGGCGGTGACAGCGGCCTCGGATTCTGCTGCAGTATCATCGTAATCCTCCTGTGCCCGGTTTAAATCGAGTTCATGCTGACGGGTCTGGCTGTTTTGGGATGATTTCAGATCTGCGATTTGCAGCTTCAGTTTTTCCATTTCCTGTTCGGTCTTTCGGATATTGTCCTGCAGGTCTTTGGGGTCTGCGGAGAACAGCAGGTCTCCCTTTGCAACAATGTCGTTTTTCTGTACCTGTACCTGTCCGATTCTGAGATTTTCCGGGCAGTAAACAGCGTATTGATTTTCAGGAACAACGCGTCCCTGGATTTCCAGCGGGTATTGCAGTTTCATGGTTTCCGGGGAGGTTATCTGAACCTGGGGAATCATAAAGGAATCCGCAGCTCTGGATATGACAGTCATCACTGCCATTCCCACAAGAAAAACAGAGATGGCGTGAAACTGCCGGTTCCGGAAAAATATTCTGTTTAATGGTTTCCATTTCATGTCGTTCAGCTCCTTTCCGGATGTTTCGGAACCATGGTGCCAATGCCCTTTTCCAGTTCCTCCCGTTCCTGAAAGATAATCAGAATCATGGGAAGGAGTACCAGGAAGGAAAATACAAAGGTGTACTGGATACTGTTCTGGCTGATATTGGGAATGTAGAGGGAAAAGGGCCAGAGGGAGGGAGTTTTCAGGAAAATCAGCGGCTGCTCCAGCAGGTTCCAGTATTCCAGGACGCCCAGCAGCAGAGCGGCTTTGACGCCGGGCATGGCCAGCGGAAGGCCCATGTGCAGGAACATCCGGAGATGGCTGCTGCTGTCCAGGGAAAATGCCTCAAAAATTTCTTCCGGTATTCCGATAAAGTACTGGTAAATCAGAAACACCGGGAAAGTGGAAAACACAGCGGGCAGAATGACGGCGCTGTGGCTGTCCATTATGCCAAGACGGTCAATGACCATATAGGCGGATACCATGGTAACCTGAAAAGGCAGCAGCATTAAAATGGTGTACAGATAAAACAGCAGGCTGCTCAGCTTTCCATGCCAGCGGGAAAATCCCCAGGCGGCGGGAA is from Lachnospiraceae bacterium JLR.KK002 and encodes:
- a CDS encoding carbohydrate ABC transporter permease, whose translation is MEILILSILKRLVLFLLCILACLPVFLLWTGSITGRQELAFYLKGMFEGQGQSFFPLFPAFPTLRGYLEVLLDTPEFYVVFWNSVKLTFCIVAGQLLCSVPAAWGFSRWHGKLSSLLFYLYTILMLLPFQVTMVSAYMVIDRLGIMDSHSAVILPAVFSTFPVFLIYQYFIGIPEEIFEAFSLDSSSHLRMFLHMGLPLAMPGVKAALLLGVLEYWNLLEQPLIFLKTPSLWPFSLYIPNISQNSIQYTFVFSFLVLLPMILIIFQEREELEKGIGTMVPKHPERS
- a CDS encoding efflux RND transporter periplasmic adaptor subunit, translated to MKWKPLNRIFFRNRQFHAISVFLVGMAVMTVISRAADSFMIPQVQITSPETMKLQYPLEIQGRVVPENQYAVYCPENLRIGQVQVQKNDIVAKGDLLFSADPKDLQDNIRKTEQEMEKLKLQIADLKSSQNSQTRQHELDLNRAQEDYDDTAAESEAAVTAAYLELEQAQNELALHESQKPEETLNSQKSAPKADTLNSQENSSDSQENSPAESSPDSQENSPAEDSPDSQENNPAETESPLEAWNRKREELEDICREKQKCCEEAVAARNKSLKAAARQIEDASLPLTEDHTADLLQADLENQNRTLQELKELSQAEGSVYAQYDGQILECSISTGSITSPEPAIILGDFSQSFRFEGTLNEAVSEEDMSYQNSSSESSLNDTGIPLLEENMEGILRMQDGGIPEKSVKITGVSQEEGGACRITADLDGQEISRSGEAVLDLTGESRIWPCCVPLSALHSRESGDFVIKVTESPTILGLCSTAEYVPVTVLEKNSEYAAVEGLSPTDQIIVTASKAIKEGDRIRIIED